In Acidobacteriota bacterium, the genomic window AGTGCGGCCAGGTTCTCCCAGTGGTTCCGATCCGACTCCCCGCTCCCGGGACACTTCACGTCGATGATCCGACCGACGGCCGTCGGCACCTCGTCGACCGAAAGACTCCCCCCGGTCTCCAGCAACACCTCGTGCCCGCGCTGCAACAACGCTTCCATCAGCGGGATGGCGGCCGCCTGCAAAAGGGGTTCGCCACCTGTCAACTCCACCAGGTCGCACTCGTGACCGGCCACGGCCTCGCAGACCTCGTCCACACTCATGGTCCGACCTTCGTGAAAAGCGTACGCGGTGTCGCACCAGCTACATCGGAGGTTGCAGCCGGTCAGTCGGACGAAGACGCAGGGGCGACCGGCATGGGTCGACTCGCCCTGAATCGAGTGAAAAATCTCGTTGACCCGCAACATGCGGCGCATTGTACACAGGGCCCTCGAGGCCTCCGTCGGGCCGAGATTGCAACGCCAATTCGGTGATCGAGGTGACGTTGAGGGGCAGCGAACGACGACCGTCCGCCAATCGACGTCGGGTCA contains:
- a CDS encoding 7-carboxy-7-deazaguanine synthase QueE; translated protein: MLRVNEIFHSIQGESTHAGRPCVFVRLTGCNLRCSWCDTAYAFHEGRTMSVDEVCEAVAGHECDLVELTGGEPLLQAAAIPLMEALLQRGHEVLLETGGSLSVDEVPTAVGRIIDVKCPGSGESDRNHWENLAALRAGDELKFVINDRADYEWARQVVRERDLGKRCPILFSGVHESLSATRLADWVLEDRLPVRVQLQLHKLLWPGVERGV